A single genomic interval of Mucilaginibacter robiniae harbors:
- a CDS encoding ATP-binding cassette domain-containing protein produces the protein MLKVDSVQLAYHGRKILQDVYLDCKPGEVTGLLGRNGCGKSSLLKIIFGTLTPDFKHISIDDQVTPKGYIQSKIAYLPQHNYLPRYIMIQQAAQMLVDPKAWNEFAAHKIYQQYSRKLSRELSGGELRKLETLLILYSKADYILLDEPFTHISPVQAEEIKQIIRSRAAYKGIIVTDHQYYNILEVSHKIILLDNGCTKLIKHPDELITYGYLSGK, from the coding sequence ATGTTAAAAGTTGATAGTGTACAATTAGCCTACCATGGCCGCAAAATTTTGCAAGACGTTTACCTGGACTGTAAACCCGGTGAAGTAACCGGTTTATTGGGCCGTAATGGCTGCGGTAAATCAAGCTTGTTAAAAATCATTTTCGGTACACTTACACCTGATTTCAAACACATCAGCATTGATGATCAAGTAACCCCAAAAGGCTACATACAAAGTAAAATAGCCTACTTACCACAACATAACTACCTGCCCCGTTATATTATGATACAACAGGCTGCCCAAATGCTGGTTGACCCAAAAGCCTGGAATGAGTTTGCTGCACATAAGATTTACCAACAGTATAGCCGAAAACTATCCAGAGAGTTATCAGGCGGTGAGTTGCGCAAGTTGGAAACACTCTTGATATTATACAGCAAAGCTGATTACATTTTGCTGGATGAGCCTTTTACACATATATCGCCGGTTCAAGCCGAAGAGATTAAGCAAATCATCCGTAGTCGCGCTGCTTACAAAGGCATTATTGTAACCGACCATCAGTACTACAATATTCTGGAGGTAAGTCATAAAATCATTTTGCTTGATAATGGCTGTACAAAATTGATTAAACACCCTGATGAACTAATAACTTACGGCTATCTTAGCGGCAAGTAA
- a CDS encoding HAD family hydrolase, producing the protein MISYKDIDPRTKAFIFELDDVLYPQKDYWYQVYYLFAGFLEYTEMLDAQVLVKLMVQTYDQEGPNAVFDRVQQRFKLDEKYRFNFEHLKTAAQLPLKLLLFEDMLTLLQEIVVDRKKIFIVTNGNPQQQLNKIKQTDWQGLEKYLVCYFADEVAPKPEPDIIHLLLTDHHLERRDLVMIGTNETDQLCAEACGISYLKV; encoded by the coding sequence ATGATTAGTTACAAGGATATTGACCCGCGTACAAAGGCTTTTATTTTTGAGCTGGATGATGTGCTTTATCCGCAAAAAGATTATTGGTATCAGGTATATTATTTGTTCGCCGGTTTTCTGGAATATACTGAAATGCTAGATGCCCAGGTGTTAGTAAAACTAATGGTGCAAACCTACGATCAGGAAGGGCCTAATGCGGTTTTTGACCGGGTGCAGCAACGCTTTAAACTGGACGAAAAATACCGCTTTAACTTTGAGCATCTGAAAACGGCTGCCCAGCTGCCGCTTAAGCTTTTGTTGTTTGAAGATATGCTAACCTTGCTACAGGAAATCGTGGTTGATCGTAAAAAGATATTTATTGTGACCAACGGTAATCCGCAGCAGCAACTGAACAAGATCAAGCAAACTGATTGGCAAGGTTTAGAAAAATACCTGGTTTGTTATTTTGCCGACGAAGTGGCTCCCAAGCCCGAACCGGATATTATACATCTGTTACTTACCGATCATCATTTAGAGCGTCGTGATTTAGTGATGATCGGTACAAACGAAACCGATCAATTATGTGCTGAAGCTTGTGGAATTAGTTATTTAAAAGTTTAA
- a CDS encoding ABC transporter ATP-binding protein: protein MLKAQSIQKSYGKLQILKGVNLEVQQGEIVTITGASGAGKSSLLNIIGTLDQADSGQIFMDDVDISRLNNKQLSHFRNRNLGFIFQFHHLLAEFNAIENVCIPAFIAGTGRADAEKRAAQLLDMLGLSDRLHHKPAQLSGGEQQRVAVARALINKPSLILADEPSGNLDSANARDLHELFVNLRNQFNQTFIIVTHNDELAGLSDRKVMMKDGLIVPNQD from the coding sequence ATGCTTAAAGCGCAGTCCATTCAAAAATCGTACGGGAAGTTGCAAATACTTAAAGGGGTTAACCTGGAAGTACAGCAAGGTGAAATTGTAACCATTACCGGGGCCTCGGGCGCTGGTAAAAGCTCGTTGTTAAACATCATTGGTACGCTTGATCAGGCTGACTCCGGACAGATTTTTATGGATGATGTAGATATCAGTCGTTTAAATAATAAACAGCTAAGCCATTTTCGGAACCGTAACCTGGGTTTTATTTTTCAGTTTCACCATTTGCTAGCCGAATTTAATGCCATTGAGAATGTATGCATCCCGGCGTTTATTGCGGGTACAGGCAGGGCAGATGCCGAAAAACGTGCTGCACAATTGCTGGATATGCTGGGCTTAAGCGATCGTCTTCACCATAAACCAGCCCAGCTTTCGGGTGGCGAGCAGCAGCGGGTAGCTGTAGCACGTGCGCTGATTAACAAGCCTTCCCTTATTTTAGCGGATGAACCGTCGGGTAATCTGGATTCGGCCAATGCGCGTGATTTGCATGAGTTGTTTGTAAACCTGCGCAACCAGTTTAATCAAACTTTTATTATTGTAACGCACAATGATGAGCTAGCTGGCCTATCTGACCGTAAGGTGATGATGAAAGACGGGTTGATTGTTCCAAATCAGGATTAA
- a CDS encoding S41 family peptidase, with protein sequence MHRNFYFLLLLLVVFSSCKKDKVTTNSNTTTKASALDLLKDSVYAYAQEEYLWYDAMPAYNTFNPRQYTGSTDLAALQAEVDALSQLKINTTTNSAYEYDPSYPGTAKYSYIDQGQAATVIGGTGGDFGFSVFYQAYNDLRIKYVYAGSPAGNAGLVRGYKITAVNNSTNIYYDPNSSTPSKDANLLYVVNALSGNSITLTLQKPDGSTFNAVVNRASYTINPVLKYTTLTTAGGKTVGYFAFNQFTDLSSNAKAKIDEAFNYFSTKGITELVVDLRYNGGGSVQTSAYLTNWIVPTAQNGTTMFTEYFNKRLQNDDYPFLAKKYQINKGEFSTANNTQKFAKVGNLNLSRVFFLVTGNTASASELLINNLKPVMNVQIIGQTTYGKPTAFFAIPVGSYDLYLVEIENRNAAGQADYYQGMVPGSATFPGYKTGDDITKDFGDPNESMLAHALNYMDKSSYSLTNNKVLSTNTNSTLSDEAVRAMNEKMSPDPFKGMVINQPQHRKN encoded by the coding sequence ATGCACAGAAATTTTTACTTCTTGTTACTTTTACTGGTTGTATTTTCTTCTTGTAAAAAAGATAAAGTTACTACCAATTCTAACACCACTACTAAGGCTAGCGCGCTTGATTTACTAAAAGATTCTGTTTACGCCTATGCGCAAGAGGAATACTTATGGTACGATGCCATGCCGGCTTACAACACTTTTAACCCAAGGCAATATACCGGCAGTACTGATTTGGCTGCCTTGCAGGCCGAGGTTGATGCCTTATCGCAGTTGAAAATTAATACCACAACCAATTCGGCTTATGAGTATGATCCCAGCTACCCGGGTACAGCCAAGTATTCTTATATAGATCAAGGTCAGGCGGCTACAGTAATAGGCGGTACAGGTGGCGATTTTGGTTTTTCAGTGTTTTACCAGGCTTACAATGATTTACGGATAAAATACGTTTATGCTGGTTCGCCTGCCGGCAATGCAGGATTAGTTCGCGGGTACAAAATTACAGCGGTAAATAACAGTACCAATATTTACTATGATCCTAATAGTTCAACCCCGAGTAAGGATGCAAACTTGCTGTATGTAGTAAATGCGTTATCGGGCAATAGCATTACTTTAACGTTGCAAAAGCCAGATGGTAGTACTTTTAACGCAGTAGTGAATCGCGCAAGCTACACCATTAATCCGGTGTTGAAATATACAACGCTTACTACAGCTGGCGGCAAAACAGTAGGTTATTTTGCTTTCAACCAGTTTACTGATTTATCCTCCAATGCTAAGGCCAAAATTGATGAAGCCTTTAACTACTTTTCCACCAAAGGCATTACTGAACTGGTAGTGGATTTGCGTTACAATGGTGGTGGTAGCGTGCAAACTTCAGCTTATTTAACCAACTGGATAGTGCCTACTGCCCAAAATGGCACTACTATGTTTACCGAGTATTTCAACAAGCGTTTGCAGAACGATGATTATCCTTTTTTAGCTAAAAAGTACCAGATTAATAAAGGAGAGTTTAGCACAGCCAATAACACACAAAAGTTTGCAAAAGTTGGTAACCTGAACTTAAGTCGGGTTTTCTTTCTGGTAACCGGCAATACAGCTTCAGCCAGTGAGCTGCTGATTAATAATTTGAAACCTGTAATGAATGTGCAAATTATTGGGCAAACTACTTACGGTAAACCAACAGCGTTTTTTGCGATACCAGTAGGTAGCTATGATTTATACCTGGTTGAAATTGAAAACCGCAATGCTGCCGGGCAGGCAGATTATTACCAAGGTATGGTTCCGGGAAGTGCTACTTTTCCAGGGTATAAAACAGGTGATGATATCACTAAAGACTTTGGCGACCCGAATGAAAGCATGCTGGCACATGCCTTAAATTATATGGATAAAAGTAGTTACTCTTTAACTAACAACAAGGTGTTAAGTACGAATACGAACTCTACTTTATCAGATGAGGCTGTAAGAGCTATGAACGAGAAAATGAGTCCTGATCCATTTAAAGGAATGGTGATCAATCAGCCTCAACACCGTAAAAACTAA
- a CDS encoding YceI family protein has protein sequence MATTKWVMDPLHSEVQFKVKHLVISTVTGSFRKFEGEVVTESDDFQDSEIDFSLDIDSIDTTQEARDQHLKGADFFDAEQFPKITFKSTSLKKVDGSDYKLNGNLTIKGVTKPVTLNVEFGGSADDFYGQTKAGFEITGKISRKEFGLTWDPITEAGSVVVGDEIKLIINAQFTKQA, from the coding sequence ATGGCAACTACAAAATGGGTAATGGACCCGCTACACTCTGAAGTTCAGTTTAAAGTTAAACACTTGGTTATTTCTACCGTAACTGGCTCTTTTCGCAAATTTGAAGGTGAAGTAGTAACCGAAAGTGACGATTTCCAAGATTCGGAAATTGATTTTTCGTTAGACATAGACAGTATTGATACCACACAGGAAGCCCGTGACCAGCATTTAAAAGGAGCTGACTTTTTTGATGCAGAACAGTTCCCAAAAATCACTTTTAAATCTACCTCATTAAAAAAAGTAGATGGCAGTGATTATAAATTGAATGGTAACTTAACCATTAAAGGGGTAACTAAACCTGTTACCTTGAATGTAGAGTTTGGTGGATCAGCCGATGATTTTTATGGCCAAACTAAAGCTGGCTTTGAAATTACAGGCAAAATTAGCCGTAAAGAATTTGGCTTGACCTGGGATCCTATCACCGAAGCTGGCTCAGTTGTGGTGGGTGATGAAATCAAATTAATTATCAACGCCCAGTTTACTAAACAAGCCTAA
- a CDS encoding PhzF family phenazine biosynthesis protein, translating into MTIPMYQADAFTSQLFGGNPAAVCPLTEWLPNETMQKIAAENNLAETAFFVKTDTGYHLRWFTPELEIDLCGHATLASAHIIFTELGHHDSVIRFTTEKAGELIVTKIDGRYTLDFPSRPPFPAEMPDGLLEGIGNKVPKAILRSRDYFLVYEDEQDIADMVPNHSLLAHIDAIGIIVTAPGREVDFVSRFFAPACGVPEDPVTGSAHCNLIPYWAEKLGKTELHAYQISARKGELWCELKGDRVLMSGHAVTYLKGEIYV; encoded by the coding sequence ATGACTATACCTATGTACCAGGCTGATGCCTTTACCAGTCAGCTTTTTGGTGGCAACCCGGCAGCGGTATGTCCGCTTACCGAATGGTTGCCTAATGAAACCATGCAGAAGATAGCAGCCGAAAACAACTTGGCTGAAACTGCTTTTTTTGTAAAAACAGATACCGGTTACCACTTACGTTGGTTCACACCAGAATTAGAAATAGACCTATGCGGCCATGCCACCCTCGCCAGTGCGCACATCATTTTTACCGAGCTAGGACATCATGATAGTGTAATCCGGTTCACAACCGAGAAAGCCGGCGAGCTGATTGTTACTAAAATTGATGGACGATACACCCTGGATTTTCCATCACGCCCACCCTTCCCGGCCGAAATGCCGGATGGTCTATTAGAGGGCATTGGCAATAAAGTACCTAAAGCCATATTACGCTCGCGCGATTACTTTTTGGTTTATGAGGATGAACAGGATATTGCCGATATGGTGCCTAACCATTCGCTGCTGGCCCACATTGATGCCATTGGCATTATAGTTACGGCTCCCGGCCGAGAAGTGGACTTTGTATCACGCTTTTTTGCACCCGCATGCGGCGTACCTGAAGATCCGGTAACTGGTTCGGCTCATTGTAACCTGATCCCGTATTGGGCCGAAAAGCTGGGCAAAACGGAATTACATGCCTACCAGATATCCGCCCGCAAAGGCGAGCTTTGGTGCGAACTGAAAGGCGACCGCGTGTTGATGAGCGGCCATGCCGTTACTTACCTGAAAGGTGAAATCTACGTATAA
- a CDS encoding aspartyl protease family protein, translating into MLKGGQLALCIITLLLSLTAAAKPCLIIKNGSVQTFTDSVETDDFKTFTIPIKRAGNLIIVEAQVDSIAGNFVLDTGAPYLVLNATYFRDMPHFGDRESAGVNGNSAGTFRTEVHNFSLGFDLHYNKLMADVADLSAIENSKKIKILGLLGTQVFEKLAITIDLFHNVLYLHKTDASGNILPEERVFAQPQISTPFKYMNDVIFIKGTINEKTLWLAFDTGAESNLLSFDVPGKVMKYMQIINKAKLVGIGGCKYDIFYAQFDHFTIGNYLFTNNRILITDLNQLGKAYGNSVDGILGYDFFSRGIFTLNFVKKEFEMYIYKH; encoded by the coding sequence ATGTTAAAAGGCGGCCAATTGGCTTTATGTATCATCACACTACTGCTTAGTTTAACGGCAGCCGCCAAGCCTTGTCTTATAATCAAAAATGGTTCGGTACAAACTTTTACCGACTCGGTTGAAACGGATGATTTCAAAACCTTTACTATCCCAATTAAGCGAGCCGGTAACCTGATTATTGTAGAAGCCCAGGTAGATTCAATTGCGGGTAACTTCGTGCTGGATACGGGTGCGCCTTATTTGGTTCTGAATGCCACTTACTTCAGAGATATGCCTCATTTTGGCGATCGCGAATCGGCAGGAGTTAACGGTAACTCGGCTGGTACGTTCCGAACTGAAGTGCATAACTTCTCCTTAGGCTTTGATTTACATTACAATAAATTGATGGCCGATGTTGCTGACCTATCAGCTATTGAAAACAGCAAGAAAATAAAAATACTAGGCCTACTAGGCACTCAGGTTTTTGAAAAGCTAGCCATTACAATTGATTTGTTCCATAATGTGCTGTACCTGCATAAAACTGATGCCAGTGGTAATATCTTGCCCGAAGAACGCGTATTTGCCCAACCTCAAATCAGTACTCCTTTCAAGTACATGAACGATGTGATTTTTATTAAAGGCACTATCAATGAAAAAACATTGTGGCTCGCTTTTGATACTGGGGCTGAAAGTAATTTATTGAGTTTTGATGTCCCCGGTAAAGTGATGAAGTACATGCAAATCATCAACAAAGCAAAGCTGGTCGGTATAGGCGGCTGCAAATACGACATTTTCTACGCGCAGTTTGATCACTTCACTATCGGTAATTATTTGTTTACTAATAATCGTATTTTAATTACAGACTTAAATCAATTGGGTAAAGCCTACGGCAATTCTGTAGATGGCATATTAGGTTACGACTTTTTCTCGCGTGGTATATTCACGCTCAACTTCGTAAAAAAAGAATTTGAAATGTACATTTACAAGCACTAA
- the sucC gene encoding ADP-forming succinate--CoA ligase subunit beta: MNIHEYQGKAILKSFGVRVQEGIVADTVEQAVEAAQKMKEDFGSDWVVVKAQIHAGGRGKGGGVKLAKNLDEVKEKAGAILGMQLVTPQTGPEGKKVHKVLIAQDVYYPGASETKEYYMSVLLDRAKGRNIIMYSTEGGMDIEEVAHSTPHLIHKEEIDPTVGLQGFQARKIAFNLGLSGDAFKDMVKFITALYKAYDATDSSQFEINPVLKTSDNKILAVDAKVNLDDNALYRHPDFAAMRDTNEEDPMEVEASQSNLNYVKLDGNVGCMVNGAGLAMATMDIIKIAGGEPANFLDVGGTANAQTVKAAFNIILKDPNVKAILINIFGGIVRCDRVAQGVIDAYQEIGNIPVPIIVRLQGTNAKEAKELIDNAGLEVFSAILLKEAAERVKEVLA; the protein is encoded by the coding sequence ATGAATATTCACGAATATCAGGGTAAAGCCATTCTGAAAAGTTTTGGCGTTAGGGTACAGGAAGGCATAGTGGCCGATACTGTTGAACAGGCTGTAGAAGCTGCCCAAAAAATGAAAGAAGATTTCGGCTCAGACTGGGTAGTGGTAAAAGCCCAGATACATGCCGGCGGCCGCGGTAAAGGCGGTGGTGTTAAATTGGCTAAAAACCTGGATGAGGTTAAAGAAAAAGCCGGTGCTATTTTAGGTATGCAACTGGTTACTCCACAAACTGGCCCAGAAGGCAAAAAGGTACACAAAGTACTGATTGCTCAGGACGTTTATTATCCTGGAGCGAGTGAAACTAAAGAGTATTACATGAGCGTATTGCTTGACCGTGCTAAAGGTCGTAATATCATCATGTACTCAACCGAGGGTGGTATGGATATTGAAGAAGTAGCACACTCTACCCCTCACCTGATTCATAAAGAAGAAATCGATCCAACTGTTGGCTTACAAGGTTTTCAGGCTCGTAAAATTGCCTTTAACCTAGGCTTATCAGGCGATGCCTTTAAAGATATGGTAAAATTCATTACTGCTTTATACAAAGCGTATGATGCTACCGATTCATCACAGTTCGAGATTAACCCGGTACTGAAAACATCAGACAATAAAATTTTGGCGGTTGATGCTAAAGTAAACCTGGATGATAACGCTTTATACCGTCACCCGGATTTTGCGGCCATGCGTGATACCAACGAGGAAGACCCTATGGAGGTTGAAGCTAGCCAATCAAACCTGAACTACGTAAAACTGGATGGTAACGTAGGTTGCATGGTTAATGGTGCCGGCTTAGCTATGGCTACCATGGATATTATTAAAATTGCCGGTGGCGAGCCTGCTAACTTCCTGGACGTAGGTGGTACTGCTAATGCACAAACTGTAAAGGCAGCTTTCAATATCATTTTGAAAGACCCGAACGTAAAAGCTATTCTGATTAACATTTTTGGTGGTATTGTTCGTTGCGACCGTGTTGCACAAGGGGTAATTGATGCTTACCAAGAAATTGGCAACATTCCGGTGCCTATCATTGTACGTTTGCAAGGTACTAATGCTAAAGAAGCTAAAGAACTGATTGACAATGCAGGCTTAGAAGTATTCTCAGCTATTTTATTGAAAGAAGCTGCAGAACGCGTTAAAGAAGTTTTAGCTTAA
- the smc gene encoding chromosome segregation protein SMC, translating into MQLTKLEVKGFKSFGDKITINFNEGVTAVVGPNGCGKSNVVDSIRWVLGEQSTRMLRSEKMENVIFNGTKSRKPANLAEVSLTFDNTRNVLPTDFSQVTITRKLYRTGESEYRLNDVQCRLKDITDLFLDTGIGPDSYSIIELKMIDEIITNKEGSRRNLFEEASGISKYKLRKKQTFNKLKDTEADLARVEDLLFEIEKNLKTLENQAKKTERYYRLKEQYKTLSIMLASFRLAAFSDALIRIDEQEQKHRADKTAIVSHIDTIEAGLQQQKLDNLTKEKNLSVQQKATNDLITKIRTYESEKKIKNEQLKFQRDKETRLTDELERDREQLNQVISSIKRLNEEKLQEEETLEALSNKVDDLQEAVDDLRHEQTDTRQELNEITSINNRLQNQIYKAEKDLDILRIQQQALEQESQRNTEDAASREVELSHFNQLVAELEYRTETVKGEHEAAIAYEQQLQEQIKATEGSITAIKENTVQHNRQLDAKRNEYNLTKSLVDNLEGFPESIRFLKKQTDWAKHVTLFSDILFCREEYRVAIENYLDPLMNYFVVEDYDNAIQAINRLRKASRGRAQFFILNNYKALPAPTTPSHPAEWLPALSVVEVDPVYQPLCNYLLRNVYLVDDAGENDLNNSPVQAGVVLLGKSGKFSKSVFSMAGGSVGLFEGKRIGRAKNLENLAKEISHTESQIATLKSEQETLQSKLVALKASGRTTEIQQRQQELNRLHTEMVTVTTRREQYQTFITNSRNRKEDITRKINSMQEEEQKLQPELMELKAQQQIQSDLLLDKQEALNELNEYLSVQSSAYNQENIRFHQQQNKVSGLNKDLEYRETQQDGLEVRISNSSTELKKVQATLLELANQTDFSDDDLLEMYSERDLLEEATRQAEQDYYSSRGQITDMENQLTQLRRNKDQADVIENELKDRRTQLQLELSALKERLSVEFNLDIQELMESEPPADENEQELREKTEKLKKQLDDFGAINPMALEAFKEMNDRYEFIQAQKKDLMEAKASLLSTIQEIDDTAKEKFMSAFIMVRESFIKVFRSLFNEEDSCDLILTDPDHPLESDIDIIAKPKGKRPLSINQLSGGEKTLTATAILFSLYLLKPAPFCIFDEVDAPLDDTNIDKFNNIIRKFSSNSQFIVVSHNKKTIASTDVVYGVTMVEQGISRVVPVDLRQLAD; encoded by the coding sequence ATGCAGTTAACGAAATTAGAAGTTAAAGGCTTTAAAAGCTTTGGTGATAAAATTACAATAAACTTTAACGAGGGAGTTACCGCCGTAGTAGGTCCGAATGGCTGCGGCAAATCCAACGTGGTAGATTCTATCCGTTGGGTATTGGGTGAGCAAAGCACACGTATGTTGCGTTCTGAAAAAATGGAGAACGTAATATTTAACGGCACCAAATCGCGCAAGCCTGCTAACCTGGCCGAAGTATCTTTGACCTTCGATAATACCCGAAACGTACTTCCTACTGATTTTTCGCAGGTCACTATTACCCGAAAGCTGTATCGTACGGGCGAGAGCGAGTACCGTTTGAACGACGTACAATGCCGTCTGAAAGATATTACTGACCTGTTTCTGGATACTGGTATTGGTCCCGATTCCTACTCTATCATTGAGCTGAAGATGATTGATGAGATCATCACCAATAAAGAAGGTTCGCGCCGCAACTTATTTGAAGAGGCCTCAGGCATATCCAAATACAAACTGCGCAAAAAGCAAACGTTCAATAAACTAAAAGATACCGAAGCCGATTTAGCCCGGGTAGAAGATTTGCTTTTCGAGATTGAAAAGAACCTAAAAACGCTGGAAAACCAAGCCAAAAAAACGGAGCGTTATTATCGTTTAAAGGAGCAGTATAAAACGCTGAGCATTATGCTGGCTTCGTTCCGGCTGGCGGCTTTTAGTGATGCCTTGATTCGTATTGACGAACAGGAACAAAAACACCGAGCTGATAAAACAGCTATTGTTTCGCACATTGATACTATTGAGGCTGGTTTGCAACAGCAAAAGCTGGACAACCTAACCAAGGAAAAAAACTTATCGGTACAGCAAAAAGCCACGAATGATCTGATTACTAAAATCAGGACTTACGAGAGTGAGAAGAAAATCAAGAATGAGCAGCTGAAATTTCAGCGTGATAAAGAAACTCGTTTGACTGATGAACTGGAACGAGATCGAGAACAGTTAAACCAGGTTATATCCAGCATTAAGCGCCTGAATGAGGAAAAACTTCAGGAAGAGGAAACTTTAGAAGCCTTAAGCAATAAGGTAGATGATTTGCAGGAAGCGGTTGATGATTTGCGCCATGAACAAACTGATACCCGGCAGGAGCTGAACGAGATTACCAGCATTAACAACCGCCTGCAAAATCAGATTTACAAAGCCGAAAAAGACTTAGACATATTACGCATACAGCAGCAAGCTCTGGAACAAGAAAGCCAACGCAATACCGAAGATGCGGCTAGTCGGGAAGTGGAACTTTCGCATTTCAACCAGCTGGTAGCCGAACTGGAATATCGGACCGAAACCGTAAAGGGCGAGCATGAAGCCGCTATAGCCTACGAGCAACAGTTGCAGGAACAAATTAAAGCAACCGAAGGCAGCATTACAGCTATCAAAGAAAACACGGTGCAGCATAACCGACAGCTGGATGCCAAACGCAATGAATATAACCTGACTAAAAGTTTGGTGGATAACCTGGAAGGTTTTCCGGAATCTATCCGCTTTCTGAAAAAGCAAACGGATTGGGCCAAGCATGTTACTTTATTTAGTGATATTCTTTTTTGCCGTGAAGAATACCGGGTAGCTATTGAAAACTACCTTGACCCGTTGATGAATTATTTTGTGGTGGAAGATTACGATAATGCCATACAGGCTATCAATCGACTCCGTAAAGCATCACGAGGTAGGGCACAGTTTTTCATCCTGAACAATTATAAAGCATTGCCAGCCCCAACTACACCTTCGCACCCCGCTGAATGGCTGCCCGCGTTGAGTGTTGTTGAAGTTGACCCTGTTTATCAGCCTTTATGCAACTATCTGCTGCGCAACGTCTATCTGGTTGATGATGCCGGCGAAAACGACCTGAACAACTCACCCGTACAAGCCGGTGTGGTATTGCTGGGTAAAAGCGGAAAGTTCAGCAAATCGGTATTTAGTATGGCGGGCGGCTCGGTAGGCTTGTTTGAAGGTAAACGTATTGGTCGGGCTAAAAATTTGGAGAACTTGGCTAAAGAGATCAGCCATACAGAAAGCCAGATTGCTACCTTGAAAAGTGAACAGGAAACTTTGCAAAGCAAGCTGGTTGCCTTGAAAGCCTCTGGCAGAACTACCGAAATTCAGCAAAGGCAACAGGAACTTAACCGCTTGCACACCGAAATGGTTACGGTGACTACCCGGCGCGAACAGTACCAAACGTTTATCACCAACAGCCGCAACCGTAAAGAAGATATTACCCGCAAAATAAACAGCATGCAGGAAGAAGAACAAAAGCTGCAACCTGAACTGATGGAGCTGAAAGCCCAACAGCAGATACAAAGTGATTTGTTGCTGGATAAGCAAGAAGCTTTAAATGAGCTGAACGAGTATCTATCAGTACAATCAAGCGCTTACAACCAGGAAAACATTCGTTTTCATCAGCAGCAAAATAAAGTTTCGGGCCTGAACAAAGATTTAGAGTACCGCGAAACCCAGCAGGATGGTTTAGAAGTTCGTATCAGCAACAGCAGTACGGAGTTAAAAAAAGTACAGGCTACCTTGCTGGAGCTAGCCAATCAAACTGATTTTTCGGATGATGATTTGCTGGAGATGTATAGTGAACGAGACTTGCTGGAAGAAGCCACGCGGCAAGCCGAACAAGATTACTATTCTTCGCGCGGGCAGATTACCGACATGGAAAACCAGCTAACCCAATTGCGCCGTAATAAAGACCAAGCGGATGTAATTGAAAACGAGTTGAAAGACCGTCGTACGCAATTACAACTGGAACTAAGTGCCTTAAAAGAACGCCTTTCTGTTGAGTTTAACTTAGACATTCAGGAGCTGATGGAAAGTGAACCGCCAGCCGATGAAAACGAGCAGGAACTACGCGAAAAAACTGAAAAGCTGAAAAAACAGTTGGATGATTTTGGCGCTATTAACCCAATGGCGTTAGAGGCTTTTAAAGAAATGAACGACAGATACGAGTTCATTCAAGCCCAAAAGAAGGATTTGATGGAAGCTAAAGCCTCGCTCCTTTCTACCATTCAGGAAATTGATGATACCGCTAAAGAAAAGTTTATGTCGGCCTTTATTATGGTGCGCGAAAGCTTTATTAAAGTGTTCCGATCATTATTTAATGAAGAGGACTCCTGCGATTTGATTCTGACTGATCCTGACCATCCGTTAGAGTCGGACATTGACATTATTGCCAAACCCAAAGGTAAACGTCCGCTATCTATCAATCAGCTATCGGGCGGGGAAAAAACATTAACGGCTACCGCTATTCTGTTCTCCTTATACCTGCTTAAGCCGGCGCCTTTCTGTATTTTTGATGAGGTTGATGCTCCGTTGGATGATACTAATATTGATAAGTTCAATAACATCATCCGCAAGTTCTCCTCCAACTCTCAATTTATCGTAGTATCGCACAATAAAAAAACCATAGCTAGCACCGATGTGGTTTATGGTGTAACTATGGTTGAACAAGGTATATCGCGCGTAGTGCCGGTTGATTTACGACAACTAGCGGACTAA